The Apium graveolens cultivar Ventura chromosome 3, ASM990537v1, whole genome shotgun sequence sequence GGAGGAGAAGAACTTGAAGCCCTGTAAGGAGAAGAAGAAGGCCGGAAAAAGGCAAGGAAGATTACCGGAAAACTTCTAGAGGGGAGAAGAGTGTTTGAGAGGTGAGGAATGTgaaatgagaaatgagaaatgTGAGTGAAATCAGACTCCCCCTCCCAATCTTATATAGCCAGCAATTGGGCCTGTCAAAAAaccatttgggcccaaaaatggaatattctggaagaatcctgaaaaatataaaaatagaatTTGATAATTATAGAAAATGCTTCAAAATTCCAGAATGTTCTGGAATTTGGATTTGGAAGCAAAGGCCCAACCCAAGTCAAAGGCCCAAATTTTGGAAAAATCTAGAACAAATATATGTACATATATGAGCTCAAAGTTATGAAAAGACCTAAAGGAGGGCCCAAACATCAGAAAAAGTCCAGTTAAGAGCCCCAAATAATTAGAAGGCCCAATTTTGGTTAGATTCCAGAAGAAAGGGCCCAATTGTTATAAGCccaattaaaaaaaaaacaaaacctgGAAAGCCCAGCAAAGGGCCCAAAAGAATAAAATCCGAGCAACAAGCCCAAAGGATGAGAGCCCAAATAGAAGGCCCATAATCCACAAAAATATGTTATCATAAAAAAATCCTGACCGAGTTCGATCAGAATTTGTACTAGATTTCTGGTCAAATCTGTATGGTCGAAAATCCCCACGACCAGACCTAATTGGCCTTTAATTCGGTCAAGAATCTCATTCTGCAAAAACAATCCTGAccgaatttcggtcaggattctggTCAAAGACTTCTCGTTGAAGGTGCACACGATCAGGAATAACAAGAGCTCTATTCGGTCAAAACGGAAAAGATCCTGACCGAATTTAGGTCAGGACCCTGATCGATGGTTTCTGCCCGAAGTTGCTGTCGACCAGGAAATATTGGCATgttattcgaccaggatcctggtcgagaggattcctggtcgaatttatataaagaatataagaaaaggaaaaagaaaaaagaggGGAAAATTATAGATATTTTTTGGAAAATTAAGAACATTTTTTGGAAAAATAGAATTACCttggaaaattccagaaattatgaatattttttGGAAAATCCTAtaaattccttaaaaattcttataaattaagggaaaaatcccagaattaaggggaaaatccagaatTAATGGAAAATTCCTATAAATTAAGGGAACAATCCATAATTAATGGAAAATTCCtataaattaaggaaaaatcctagtAATTTGGAATAAATCCTATAAATTAAAGGAATTCCttgaaaaattcctaaaaattatggATGTACTCtgaaaaattaaagaaaaattcCTGTAAAATCCTGAGATTAAAGGAAAAATAccagataattcctaaataataggaatAAAGGTATAAAAAAGTGATAGGGAAATTCCAAGATATCCTTGAAGCCGTGTACAAGGCAAattgttgtaaatgtgtaggtcgctccacactttacgcaaaaacgataccctgtaagggaacaaatgaacttaacttctgcgaaatctttttaCGGTTTACCAGAAGTTGGGGGggaaatgatagggaataaaataaaccttgattgcgtaattaatatcttattaattatatcagaattgggATGACAACTAAGCCCATTTAAAAGGGACCAAAAGCCCAgaaaattaattaatttcgtaattaataagggataaatctGCTGATAAATAAAGTCCAATTAATGATACAATTCCTTGAatattggcctccaaggaacctcatgggatgAGGAATCActttcctacttcctaggactccaaagtgctctctaattcagagacttgcctACCAAGTCTCCTACCCAAGAccaatttaaggactcccaacatctgtataaggggtctcaccccacacatcagaactataatttttggcttgattctctaactcacagagatacgtCACTACACCATAAGTGGCCTATTGTAATGCCACTcctggtgttacaataggccaaAAAAGTGTTACAATTGGTCTATTGTAACATTAGGGGGTGTTACATCTGCGAGCATTACAATAGACCCTCTATTGTAATACTTTTTTTTATCTATTGTAACACTAGTAAAAGCATTACAATAGGGCCCTATTGTAACAATATAATGTCCAAATGTAACACCTGATTAGTGTTACAATAGATtgattgatttttttaaaatgtgGGCCCCACAGGGTGGGCCCACCTGGGACCCACTATTGTAACAGTATGTTTATCTATTGTAACACAAATTTCACAATAATGTAACACACATTTCACAATTATGTAACACTAAATGTAAGATGCTATAACAGTTATTTAGGCTAATGTAACAGTtaatatataaatttttgaaaTGTCATTCTTGTTTTCAGAAGAATCCCATAATATAAGTCCCAAACATACCACAACTACATGACCATTCAAATAACTCCCAACTCCATCCACCAAGTCTCAACTCCATCCACCAACTAAAATAACTACACCAAAACAATCTACATTCAAAGTCTATTCACCAACCAAAACAACCACCACTACTTAACCATTAAAATAACGAAACTAGTTACGAGATTATAATAAAACAAATTCGATGATGATAAAATACTTAAATTATGTTGCCTTCAATGCCTTGACCTTGAGTGCCTTCAATGGCAAAAGGAGTGTGAGTTCCACTGGCAAAATGAGTGCCATTCTCATCATGATCACTTGACTCGGTCGCACAAAAGTTTCCAACATCAATGTTCATACTTGAATCTGCACACGGGAATACGAATGAGAAAAAGTCACAGGAACTAGcagagaaaagaatgaaaatggaTGGTTTTAAACTTATACCTACAAACTGAATAAGTAGAAGGTTGACATCATGGGATTTTATTCCTTCTTGTGTTCCGTTAATTGAGTATATTAGAAAAAATCTAACAATGCATCAGATGTAAAATGCTACTTCATTCGAATAAAACTTATTGCTCCTTATGATGTGAAAGATCCTATTTAATTGTATTAAATGGATATTTCACATCACAGGGAGTTTTATTCGAATGAAGTAACTTTTACATCTGATGCAATGTGAGATTTTAGGCTACAAGAAGCTTTCCCCCCTCCGCTAGCAGTGTTCTTAGCATCTACACAATATGCAGATGCACCACAACATCAAAATACAACTTTGACATATTCTACTTAAAACCAATTCACAAATGGACTGTTGGCATATAACAACAAATTTACAAGCTAATTACATAAAGAACAGATTTTTAATTGAaaaaagatcaagaaaatcaagaattAACATACCCTTTGTTGGTGTGAACATACCTTTCCACTAACTGTAAAACCAGGTCCCTTATTTGTGGATTAGAGCCTTGTTTCCCACCCTACCGCGAGATCTCCTTGACAGGCCTAAATAAGATAAGAATTTATATTTGGCATACATACTTGCTTAAAACAAATAATATTAATGTAAGTCAAAATACACAAACAAATATATGAGACAAAcctattttaatttatatttagtATGATTTCTGCAACAAAAAAGAACGTGTCTACCAGGTAAATACAGacaattttaattttaaaaaggaAATTTTCTATGAGGTAAATGCAGGCAGTTTTGACCCTCTAAATATCTCTGTAGGATATTTATAAAACATGAATTATGATAATTGATAGCCCTCTCCTTTCCCACATGCCAAATAAACTTTTAAACAACATGATGCATATATTCCTGGCTGCCAATTTTGGGTTCGGATTAAAAGGTATTGTATGCCAGAAGATGAAATATACATCTTTCTAAAATTAAACTCTTTAAACTTAACAAAAGACTGTAATGTAAATATTAATCAAATGTTCAGCAACTCATTAGAGAAAAATATATAATCAGATGACTTATGTATAAAGAGTCATCATTCTTAAAATACGCTGATATATTAATTACGTCCACTAACATCATTTAAATCCAGCCACATAGAATTTTTCACACATAAATACACATTAACCAGATTAATATCTTAGTATAAAAGTTTGACTCCCAAACAATAAAAGTTTTATTCACAAATATTGAGATTTGTCTATTTGAGGGATAATCTAGTGAAATCAGCTAACCACCAAGACGAGTCAGCTACTATGACTATAAAATTCATTTACACATTGTAAGCTCAAGGTTCACAGCCACTTGCTCAAAAATACAAATCAACAATGCACAAAACCATAATATTGGTTTTGCTTGATCGTGTACATGAAACTTACAAGGCTgagttggaaggcaaagactttGCATATGACGGTGAGAAGAGTTTGTTCACTGTTGGGGCTCTTCCAAGAAATAAGCTCGAGTTCACTGTTGTGCTTGAAGATATTTCATCTAATTGGTATGCCCTTTCTTGACTTCGTTTCTTCTTTTATTATGTGCAGTTATGTCCTCTTTGTTATCACCTAATTTATCCTCTTTGTTATTATTCTGCAGGAGCAATGGAAATAGTAGTCCTCATTCTGATGGAAGTCCTAATGAAAATGATCGCAAGCGGTTGCGCAGACCTTACCAGTCCAAAACTTACAAGGTTGAAATATCTTATGCTGAGAAGAATTCTATGCAGTCTATCGCACAAGCTTTGCATGGTCAGGAGTCTGAGAACTCTCAAGAGGCTTTAATGCATCATTTCCTTCTTTCAGCAACTCCTGAATGAAATCCTACAAGTGAAAGTTATGAAATATATGTCAAAAGTAAAATAAGGTCAGATTTATAAATTAGCAGGAAAATAAGTCAATCTTACTATTTACCACTGAAAATACTTATAATTCGCTTTTTGACTGCATCTGTATTTGATTTGTACTTGTGGCCTTGTTTGCGCTTGCGACTTTTGAAATAGACTTGAGCATATTTTAGGTAATGATCATTCTTCATACGGCACTTGTGCACTCTCCAATCTGTATTAAGTGCCATGTTTATCCACTTAGCCCTGTTCAGGAATATCATACCTTTCCTATAACGTGTCAAACATAAAATGCATTATTAACCAAAGTGTCAAACATAAACATGAACAATTAAGAAAGGGATAGATTTTGGTAGTGGAGATTACCAAAGTGTAATCCAACattttcttctttaattcttctGGAATAACATGCCAATTAACATGAGTAAGCGACACATGATCCATAACCAGTGTCCGCAGAAAATTACTCAGCTCTCGCCTACTTTTAGATACCATATTTAAAACATAACAAGGCACCAAGATTCCGTCTAGCAACATTTATTCATACACATTCATGAAAATCCATCAACAAGTAGCATAACAATCACGAACATTATAATACCAATTAAAATGGCACCAATATTTTTCAATAGAGCACAATTAAAAGCTcacataaatttaaatataacACCAGGGATACTAGATTTAACCTAAATAGGGAAGACAATTAGAATTTAACTtctgtaaaaaaaaaaattccagaaaatgtACTATTAGATTCCGAATACGAAAAAACCATAACTCATGAACTCATAATAAGTAATGCATTCCAACTGTGTACAATATCATAAACCAGAGACCAAGTAGGTATAAACAAACAGCAGACTTAATCAAACACAGAGAAAATAAATTTATCCGGGCATGCATACATCACCAGACTTAATCAAACAAATACACATAAAAGCATAGAAAAATACACATAAAACCGTAGAAAAAGTACCTTAATCGCTTTAAAATTTTAACCTCTTAAAACTTCAATCTCTTTAAACTTTATTCGCTTAGCCCCAATCTCCTGTAAAACTAAAAGAGTCAATTAATAAAAAGCCACAATGAATGTAAAAGCCCCAATTATAGAAAAAATTACCTCAATTGCAAAATCCCCAATTTACGAATCCCTAATTGCTTGCAAATTGAAAAAAAAATCGAACCTCAGTAACCGTAATCATCCAAAATGTATGTGTTTGTGTATTAGAATTCCTCTAATTCGAAGCTCAGTTATCTTCAATTCGGAACACTCCGAGGTCGCACTTTTGTGAGAGTATTTGACCTCGATAACTGTGCCGCTGTTTTTAATcttaattaataaattttttattttttatttttatatatataaaaaatattttttttatttatatataatttcattTGTCTCtgaaataaaatttaataaatcatcaaaatttggtaatattttatatgatattttaaagtcataaataatctaaaatattattacaataatttatttatattaatgTATTCActtcaataattttaaaaataaaaaaagtagTTATTGTAACAGTAAGTGTTGGTGTTACATGTTGTGAAACACCGTAACTTTCATGCAACATTAGCTTTATAGCTATTGTAACAGCAAATCAGTACTGTTACAATATCATAAGAATTTCTTAGCTATTGCATCGAAATGCTTGTAACGCTTTTCAAAAACCATTGCATCTAGGCATTTATGGTGCGTAGACATCTCGTAAAGGCAAAGTTAAACTACGAAGTACGAGAGCAGTCATTAAAGGTCTTGACCTCCCGAACCTTaataataaatacagcaattaatataccctagttttcaatccataataatatagtatataaaaaaaatttagaaaataacacgtgcctcgcacgggttattatgctaatTACTTTTCCAAACACACAAAAATCAGTTTTCTAGTACGTGCTCATGAATACACATTAATCACTTAATTTCATGTAATTTTAGTTAGATGATTAGTGTTTATTGATGGTGGGTTTTTACATATAAGAGTTTATTATCATTAATCGATGAGAGctaataaaaattaatttgacACATAATAAATCAATATTATAGAAAAACCAAAAAGAAAAGGAGATATATGTGagaatctgttgggacaaaaacCCATGATAGTAAGGGGTGAGCAACAGGTCAGAACTGGACCGAACCGAACAGGAACCGAAAGAGCCGAGAACCGAAATAACAATATTTCAAGAACCGAACCGGACCCGTTTATATGTAAGAACCGAACCGGAACCGAACCgtaaatttcggttcggttcggttccgaaccgaaagaaccgaagttatattttattttatattttatttattttgcatattattttatattctaactttttaaattttgactaattttgattatttattaagggtAACTTAGTAAAAAAAGTTTTTTATTAGTGGTGGATCATTTTAAATTCGATTATTTTCTAATATAtaagaagaaaaatatttataaaaatatttgtaaCTCCATATATATTTAAAGAAACGAGAATACaataaaattcatatttttcttaaaatttatcaaaatattataaataagaaaacataatacgtaatatatatacatatatttatatatacttttgtatttattcatttatatacggttcggttcggttcttacgGTTCTAGTATGTTAAGAACAGAACCGAACCGAGAACCGAAAATTCTAGAAAAATAAGAACCGAACCGGATCCGAATTAGTGAAGAACCGAACCGGAACCGAAAATTTTGATCGGTTCGGTTTGGTTCTCGGTTCTGAACCGGGAAATGTTCACTCCTAATGATAGTGAGATGTTGTGTAAAGAGATGGGAATAAATTAAGATAGTGCACACGTGCGTGTGTGTAAATTGATAAGGAGGGGGTTAAAGACAGAAATAAATACCGAGGCAGAGAGATATGTGTAGTACTGTATCACATTGAGCAGATGGTCAGACGACGTACCCTAAAGTATCACGAAATATCTGTGACAGCTGCTCCTTGATCTTGATTCATAAGGTACTATATGTTTAGGATTACCCCAGCCAGCTGCTCCTTAATCTTGATTCTCTTCCCTTAACCCTCctcaactataatataataatatcccTTTTTTATTACCTAGTTCATTTTTAGTTAACAATAACCCCCCCCACCTTGCCTCCTCTATATATACTTGCACTTGCACATTATTCATTATGTTTATCTCATGCTAACAATTTGGCTCCAacctattatatttttattttacatATAAATATGGATGTCTCTGCTTCATTTTCTATGTCCAACAAGGTGGATGATGACGTTGATGTCGATGGGGAACTGCAACAACTCCATGTTTTAGCTGTTGATGATAATCTCATTGATCGCAAAATTGTTGAGAAACTCCTCAAAAACTTTTCTTGCAAGGGTACCTTGTTAATAATCCctttcttgattttcttgattcTAAATGTTCAAAAGTTGGTTTTGGGTTTGGTTTCCTCAAGGGGCCTTAAACTAATGTCGACATTGTCTTTTCCCTTAATTATAGGTTTTAGTATCGCATGCTCCCCATTGTATCCCACAAGCTTTTATGATTCTTTTTTATTTGACTATTCTGAGTTTGTTGTTCCTAATTTTACTTTCTGAATTTGTTCTTGTCCCTTTTGATACTCCTAGTGAATCTCATTATTTTCATAAGCCCGTTATTTATCCTCAATTTCCCCATCAATTATGTCCTATCTGGACAGTTGGACACACAAAAATCTGTTCAAGCACACTTGCAACATGGAGACTGCACTAAATTCTAAGCATTATCAGAGTATTATGCCTGATGAGGAATTTACTATTGTAATACTACCAGTAAATATATACTACATTAAATAATTGACTTAAATGCTCACCAAGTCGAATTCTGTTTCAGTGACTACTGCAGAAAATATTTTGAGGGCACTAGAGTATTTGGGCTTAAGAGATGATGACCAACAGAATACTTTGAATGCCAATGTAAGTGACTTGCTTTATAGCCTCAAATCTACTTTTACTGAAACtgatatgtatgtatatatatatatatatattttaatctGAGCTATGCTTCTAATTATTGATGTAATTCATATGTATACAGGGTTCAAAGGTGAATATGATAATAACAGATTACTGTATGCCAGGAATGACAGGCTACGAGCTACTCAAGAAAATTAAGGTAGTTAATTTTTTTTCCATGAGAAATTGCAAGACATAGTTAAGCAATCAGTTGTATAGTTTTTGCTTATAGTTTGTAGTTTTTGCATAAAGATTGTAGTAATCTGGGTGGTCAATGTTTGTTATCTGCAAGCAGGAATCATCACTGTTGAAGGAAGTTCCAGTTGTGATAATGTCATCCGAGAATATctgatgtggatctctccacagagaaagaaaagaaaaagaagaaaatggataagagaagaaaaggatatttcaaaagaacacgatcaatccagaaacgtgaactttgaatctcgaattgcttagatcaatccagaaactaagtaattcgaatctaaccttcaaaacaatccactaattgaagtttagaggaaagaaaaactactcatagtttatctcaaaacaaaagttttatatcatccatcgtctctcttaaaagattacattagaAGGGTATATATAGgtttagacaataacccaaacccaataggattccaagagaaatccaatatcagcttgaattagccaatatatgaatccttccaggaaacaaatttaaaaatcaaacccgaatagaaaaaagacaaaaaccaaatctaaataggaaaataaaatcctaagtgcttaaaacaagaaaaaccctttcaagtgaaagttaaaaacttgcaagcaaaattctaattaataattatataataatcagctacttgtccaacttcatgcatcgctcctttattacttgttgtccaagtaagctttataaccaatgtttgcatcctctccaattgaacatcaccacaagtacgcataaccaaatccaaattaacatattcattccttgatcctcatcattctcctctatgtggatctctccacagagaaagaaaagaaaaagaagaaaagggataagagaagaagaggatattttaaaagaatacgatcaatccagaaacgtgaactttgaatctcgaattcttagatcaatccagaaactaagtaattcgaatctaaccttcaaaacaatccagtaattgaagtttagagtaaagaaaaactactcatagtttatctcaaaacacaagttttatatcatccattatctcaaaagattacatgagaggggtatttataggcttagaaaATAACCCAAACCCGataggattccaagagaaatccaatatcagcttgaattagccaatatatgaatccttccaggaaacaaatttaaaaatcaaacccgaatagaaaaaagacaaaaactaaatccaaataggaaaataaaatcctaagtgcttaaaacaagaaaaaccctttcaagtgaaaggtaaaaacttgcaagcaaaattctaattaataattatataataatcagctatttgtccaacttcatgcatcgctcctttattccttgttgtccaagtaagcttcataaccaatatttgcatcctctccaattgaacatcaccacaagtacgcataaccaaatccaaattaacatattcattccttgatcctcatcattctcctctcctttgaagaaaactcgtcctcgagttctaaagtatttaagaataagcacataacgaggtgatttctcgtagaacttgaaagccttaaatttcaattccatcagcaatatctttggaagtaaactcgaaagaataagatagtttgaTGAGATAGGTGAATTCAACAAGTTCTCTACCCCCAGAAAATCATTGTGTTCCACTAGGATAATGTTGTTTCCCTTGTACACAACCTCTTTAGTTTCGAACGTCTCCTTTAGTATCTCTTGTCCTTCAACAATGTCGTCATGCACAAATTTAGGAGATGCATCTATCTGATCTTTTTCAACAACCAAGACTTTCTCAACAAGTGACTGTTTTTCTTCATGCTTCTCTATTATAGCTTCTTTTGTAACTAGTTCATCCTTTTCATCCAAACTTGATATAGTCGCCACATGTAACACATGGTAATCAACAACAAGATCCGCGACATTCTCCACACTAacaaagtcttcttctttagtttcttctgaaagagtaaactcgtgaagggaagacttcaatatctcgtcttgttgaaaagattcaaattccaaagcaagattgcatacatcattaaacgagatatatggacttgatttaacctttcgataaataggcaaattcaatccacgaataaatcttccaattttaattattttcgtctcctccaagtcacaaatagggcgcaatctataaaattcagaagtatactcggaaacactcatagtaccttga is a genomic window containing:
- the LOC141711050 gene encoding two-component response regulator ARR17-like, which produces MDVSASFSMSNKVDDDVDVDGELQQLHVLAVDDNLIDRKIVEKLLKNFSCKVTTAENILRALEYLGLRDDDQQNTLNANGSKVNMIITDYCMPGMTGYELLKKIKESSLLKEVPVVIMSSENIPTQINKCLEEGAQMFMLKPLNQSDVKKLRGQLMKCGS